Sequence from the Luteolibacter flavescens genome:
CTTGCCAAGGGATCTGCCGGGGAAGAAGAGCGGGCCCGATGAACAAAAAACGCCGCACGGCACGGGGCCGGGCGGCGTCTTTCAGATGAGTCCTTTCAAACTCAGGCGGCAGCCTTCTTTTCGAGGGCGGCCTTGGCCTGGGCGACGATCGCGGAGAACGCGGCTGCGTCCTTGACGGCGAGGTCGGCGAGGATCTTGCGGTCGGCTTCGATGCCTGCGGCAGCGAGACCTTCGATGAAGCGCGAGTAGGTCAGATCCTCGTTGCGGACGGCAGCGCTGATGCGCTGGATCCACAAGCGGCGGAACTGGCCCTTGCGCTTCTTACGGTCACGATACTCATAGGTCATCGCCTTGCGGACGGCGTCCTTGGCGTAACGGAAGAGCTTCGAGCGGAATCCGCGGAAGCCCTTGGCGCGGTGCAGCACCCGCTTGCGGCGGGCACGTGAAGCCGGGCTGTTGGTGGCGCGTGGCATGTTTTCTTTTCTGGTCGGACAGGCCGTTGGTTATTCTTTCCTCCCGCAGTCTCGCTTGTCCGGTGGTACCCTTGCGGGTCAGGCTGCGATGGAGGCCGTCCGAGGCGCGGACGGGGGCGCGGTTTGTTGCTTCAGCAGTTCAATGGAACGGAAGGTTTTCCTTCACGTTCTTGATGTCGGCATCGGAGACAAGGGCGGCGCTGGTGAGGCCCCGCTTGCGCTTACGGTTCTTGCATTGGAGCAAGTGCCGGGCGCCTTGCTTCCGGCGCAGAACCTTACCGGTTCCTGTCACCTTGAAACGCTTGGCAACAGCCTTTCGAGTCTTTGCT
This genomic interval carries:
- the rpmI gene encoding 50S ribosomal protein L35, with amino-acid sequence MPRVSGKAKTRKAVAKRFKVTGTGKVLRRKQGARHLLQCKNRKRKRGLTSAALVSDADIKNVKENLPFH
- the rplT gene encoding 50S ribosomal protein L20, which produces MPRATNSPASRARRKRVLHRAKGFRGFRSKLFRYAKDAVRKAMTYEYRDRKKRKGQFRRLWIQRISAAVRNEDLTYSRFIEGLAAAGIEADRKILADLAVKDAAAFSAIVAQAKAALEKKAAA